The following proteins are encoded in a genomic region of Oryza brachyantha chromosome 11, ObraRS2, whole genome shotgun sequence:
- the LOC102703818 gene encoding disease resistance RPP13-like protein 4: MSALAPANATAQGVEEDIIVPLLARLATIDAVLNAAPGPDLDRQDGTATAPAPWRAAAAEEERNARAEAGALLEKVQREMSHLRTVFRRIDDADKRIRDGFDPVEQRIDDALQHEHLDAELVRAALLAVDADIDAIRARIREVYRFPCDGDEHRDSPPPAPAPAAGVVMTRRMGEIRRGPQMRHLRLAIGGFEARLRGCVLCLAAFPEGTVIKKRLLIHWWIGEGFVRSADEGKSRFDELIAKGFIVPIPSHLCATVHRCTVRPWMRDLLTTIAKRTAFLELDSGNDFTLARRACLNAGKVELGFSAEARAIYNVHQKYLELGDGWFAGKKELRALQLGQWREFGPLQQIANPMDSHIELDGVERFTHLESCKNLRYISFRGISRIESLPDSIGKLRELVVLDLRACHNLEELGQGITKLDRLEYLDLSECHLLVGMPKGIGRLTRLEVLKGFVIANPSSRDLSHLHELTKLNKLRKLGIVIGTMAVPAEDEFLKLGEFKALESLKIRWGVLTSVKNESTEASTHHPIAMMKFALPPNLKKLDLRCFPLTDFAQWVPPKGVKKLYIRGGKLLTLGDEEGWETEVLRLRFLNDLEYDHDRFKRLFRNLKPENVEIHACPKFIRSQ; encoded by the coding sequence ATGTCCGCGCTTGCTCCGGCGAACGCCACGGCGCAGGGCGTGGAGGAGGACATCATCGTCCCGCTCCTCGCCCGCCTCGCCACCATCGACGCCGTCCTCAACGCCGCGCCCGGCCCCGATCTTGATCGCCAAGATGGGACAGCGACAGCGCCGGCACCgtggcgcgccgccgcggcggaagaagagaggaacgCGAGGGCCGAGGCAGGCGCGCTGCTGGAGAAGGTCCAGCGGGAGATGTCCCACCTCCGGACCGTCTTCCGCCGCATCGACGACGCCGACAAGCGCATCCGCGACGGCTTCGACCCGGTCGAACAGCGCATCGACGACGCGCTCCAGCACGAGCACCTCGATGCGGAGCTCGTCCGCGCggccctcctcgccgtcgacgccgacaTCGATGCCATCAGGGCCAGGATCCGGGAGGTCTACCGGTTCccgtgcgacggcgacgagcaccGTGAttctccaccgccggcgcccgcgccggcggccggcgtggtGATGACCAGGAGGATGGGGGAGATCCGCCGCGGCCCGCAGATGCGGCACCTCAGGCTCGCCATCGGCGGCTTCGAGGCACGGCTCCGCGGCTGCGTGCTCTGCCTCGCGGCGTTCCCCGAGGGCACCGTCATCAAGAAGCGCCTCCTCATCCACTGGTGGATCGGCGAGGGCTTCGTCCGCTCCGCCGACGAGGGGAAGAGCCGCTTCGACGAGCTCATCGCCAAGGGGTTCATCGTCCCAATCCCCAGCCATCTCTGCGCCACCGTCCACCGGTGCACGGTGCGGCCGTGGATGCGCGACCTCCTCACCACCATAGCCAAACGCACCGCCTTCCTCGAGCTCGACTCCGGTAATGACTTCACCCTAGCGCGCCGCGCGTGCCTGAACGCCGGCAAGGTGGAGCTCGGGTTCAGCGCCGAGGCGAGGGCCATCTACAACGTCCACCAGAAGTACCtcgagctcggcgacggcTGGTTCGCCGGGAAGAAGGAGCTGCGCGCGCTGCAGCTCGGCCAGTGGAGGGAGTTCGGCCCTCTCCAGCAGATCGCCAACCCCATGGACAGCCACATCGAGCTCGATGGCGTGGAGCGCTTCACTCACCTCGAGAGCTGCAAGAACCTGAGGTACATCAGCTTCAGGGGAATCTCAAGGATCGAGTCGCTGCCCGACTCGATCGGCAAGCTGCGCGAGCTCGTCGTGCTGGATCTCCGGGCATGCCATAATCTGGAAGAATTAGGACAAGGCATCACGAAGCTGGATCGATTGGAGTACCTCGACCTGTCCGAATGCCACCTGCTCGTCGGAATGCCCAAAGGGATAGGCCGGCTCACGCGGCTCGAGGTTCTCAAAGGGTTCGTGATTGCAAATCCCAGCAGCAGAGATCTCTCCCATCTGCATGAGCTCACCAAGCTGAACAAGCTCAGGAAGCTTGGAATTGTGATCGGCACCATGGCTGTCCCAGCTGAGGACGAGTTCCTGAAATTGGGCGAGTTCAAGGCGCTCGAGTCGCTCAAGATCAGATGGGGCGTGCTGACTTCGGTTAAAAATGAGAGCACAGAAGCATCAACACATCATCCGATCGCCATGATGAAGTTTGCGCTTCCTCCAAATCTCAAGAAACTGGACCTCCGATGCTTCCCGCTGACGGATTTCGCTCAATGGGTTCCACCAAAGGGTGTTAAGAAGCTGTACATTAGGGGAGGAAAACTGTTGACACTTGGAGATGAAGAGGGCTGGGAAACAGAGGTGCTGCGACTGAGATTTCTTAATGATCTTGAGTATGATCATGATCGATTTAAACGTTTGTTCAGGAATCTCAAACCTGAAAATGTGGAAATTCATGCATGCCCAAAGTTCATCCGTAGTCAATGA
- the LOC102704374 gene encoding disease resistance RPP13-like protein 4, translating to MAAPGPGGGQGLFSKYIDDNILTPLLASLQVIGDDERFRGAESSASASMFLHELDSIRDLMNGLQALLVKTEENERLLVHLFDPIEELVDSVLKSLAAGGKVATLHPKLAAIRAQIGIIREAILGCYKIQATKHGGHGREYLGSAPTTVGLRRTVCDDEQMAHLRRAVLGMDTQLRRCLLCLTAFPEGAVVKKRLLIHWWVGEEFVTSFDAGKKHFQQLVDLRFVRAVRRGHCDTAHACTLHPWIRKMLVAVARSSAFLEVDPDGNGCSSNDFTRTRRACLHNGELLPASRFHPEVSTVYNVGQNYVKLSTTWFSNKPQLSTVQLGQWRTPDPVKQIADPRKSHVELIADEHLKGIGACRNLRYLSLRGMSRIMAIPAAIGELAELVVLDLRACHDLQVLAKEITKLQKLQYLDVSECYLLVDMPEGFGKMSQLRVLKGFVVANSSRKRNSCNLSELASLSNLCKLSISVGKKLKRAEDDLRVLANFDSLTSLKITWGMMSSRDGADESNAAKVKLVLPSSLSKLDLYCFPSGEFEMTSSDRSTVLPRLKKLYFTGEKLQSLRIQKGKCKVEVLRVRCLKYLQVQWEELHELYPELKFVQAQHCPGVANWPLDNSRVWRKEGETSNAASAESEQPGAPDVSPEIVEEE from the coding sequence ATGGCCGCCCCTGGTCCTGGAGGTGGACAAGGTCTCTTCTCCAAGTACATCGACGACAACATCCTCACCCCTCTTCTCGCCAGCCTGCAGGtcatcggcgacgacgagaggtTCCGTGGCGCCGAGAgcagcgccagcgccagcaTGTTCCTCCATGAGCTCGACAGCATCCGTGACCTGATGAACGGCCTCCAAGCTCTGCTTGTCAAGACGGAGGAGAACGAGAGGTTGCTCGTCCACCTCTTCGACCCCATTGAGGAGCTCGTCGACTCCGTCCTCAAGTCCCTTGCCGCCGGTGGCAAGGTCGCCACGCTCCACCCGAAGCTCGCTGCCATCAGGGCACAGATCGGCATCATCAGGGAGGCCATCTTAGGTTGCTACAAGATACAAGCAACTAAACATGGAGGACACGGCAGGGAGTATTTGGGTTCTGCGCCAACGACGGTGGGGCTAAGGCGAACGGTTTGCGACGACGAGCAGATGGCGCACCTGCGGCGAGCCGTGCTCGGCATGGACACGCAGCTGAGGCGTTGCCTCCTCTGCCTTACCGCCTTCCCCGAGGGCGCCGTCGTGAAGAAGCGGCTCCTCATCCACTGGTGGGTCGGCGAGGAGTTCGTGACATCCTTCGACGCCGGCAAGAAGCACTTCCAGCAGCTTGTCGACCTGCGGTTCGTCCGCGCCGTCCGCCGTGGGCACTGCGACACCGCCCACGCGTGCACCTTGCACCCGTGGATCCGCAAGATGCTCGTGGCCGTGGCTAGGAGCAGCGCATTCTTGGAGGTCGATCCGGACGGGAATGGCTGCTCGAGCAACGATTTCACCCGGACGCGCCGCGCGTGCCTGCACAACGGCGAGCTGCTTCCCGCCTCCAGGTTTCACCCGGAGGTGTCCACGGTCTACAACGTTGGCCAGAACTACGTCAAGCTAAGCACCACGTGGTTCAGCAACAAGCCGCAACTCAGCACGGTGCAGCTCGGGCAGTGGAGGACGCCCGACCCAGTCAAGCAGATCGCCGATCCAAGGAAGAGCCACGTCGAGCTGATCGCCGACGAGCACCTCAAGGGGATCGGTGCGTGCAGGAACCTGAGGTACCTCAGCTTGAGAGGCATGTCGAGAATCATGGCCATCCCGGCTGCCATTGGCGAGCTGGCTGAGCTGGTCGTGTTGGATCTCAGGGCGTGCCACGACCTGCAGGTGCTGGCCAAGGAGATCACTAAGCTGCAGAAGCTCCAGTATCTGGATGTCTCCGAATGCTACCTGCTCGTCGATATGCCCGAGGGGTTCGGCAAGATGTCTCAGCTCCGAGTCCTCAAGGGATTTGTGGTCGCGAACTCCAGCAGAAAAAGGAACTCCTGCAATCTGAGCGAGCTGGCCAGCCTGAGCAACCTGTGCAAGCTTAGCATCAGCGTTGGCAAGAAACTGAAGCGTGCAGAAGACGATCTGAGAGTGCTCGCCAATTTCGACAGCCTTACATCACTGAAGATTACATGGGGGATGATGTCTTCACGAGATGGCGCCGACGAATCAAACGCTGCAAAAGTTAAACTTGTTCTTCCCTCTAGTCTTTCGAAGCTGGATCTCTACTGCTTCCCCTCGGGAGAATTTGAGATGACTAGCTCTGACAGATCGACTGTCCTACCGAGGTTAAAGAAGCTGTATTTCACTGGTGAGAAGCTGCAGAGTCTGAGGATTCAAAAAGGAAAGTGCAAAGTGGAGGTGCTGCGCGTGAGATGCCTCAAGTATCTGCAGGTTCAATGGGAGGAGCTGCATGAACTGTACCCAGAGCTGAAGTTTGTGCAAGCTCAGCACTGCCCAGGAGTAGCTAACTGGCCGCTGGACAACAGTAGAGTGTGGAGGAAAGAAGGTGAAACCAGTAATGCAGCTTCTGCAGAGTCTGAGCAACCAGGTGCGCCTGATGTTTCACCTGAAATTGTGGAAGAGgaataa
- the LOC102709120 gene encoding uncharacterized protein LOC102709120, with amino-acid sequence MVKLRRVWEVWGEWEIRVLVLTSLSLQVFLLLAGGLRKRRADWWLRMPLWLAYLLADYVAVYALGKMSQSERLCDGGSLDAAAGEVHLLVFWAPFLILHLGGQDTITAFAVEDNELWLRHFLSLLSQVALAGYVYWKSRPGARLVIPAIIMFVAGITKYGERTLALRAASMGCLRSSMLTPPDPGPNYAKFVEECQSRTDAGLVAQIVIVQERPPHDDRHVEVEREEYGDLVHSAHRFFHTFRRLFVDLILSFQDRIDSLAFFRRLEMEQAYKVVEIELVLMYECLHSKALVIHGRLGRGLRLFTLAAPVVSLVLFNRALGDMRGYSYSYKQQVDINISFVLLGGAIFLEAYAILLIAVSSWTYTDMRGREVLRPLAAAVFRLISLFQPEKRPRWSNKMSQYSLISYCLKDRSLWCKKAMEWLEWRWNFRVKTAWDSWRYTTCIAVSEQLKGHVFEQIKSKASSISKDPKSYRKVGEHRGQWALQRKGLYQKLGWSVDCEFDESILLWHIATELCFYAINDPPEKDDDDGCCSCSSSISKRLRWGCLCSSSSGPAAGDNNDDDHGTASPRGESDNLVTVSRQISNYMLFLLVMRPFMMTASIGQIRFGDTCAEAKNFFRRGDDDETRDEKGCAGSLTAVDTSIAEPRDVKGDRSKSVLFQACKLAKQLRELEGITDVTRWQLIAGVWVEMLCHAAGKCSGSAHARQLSQGGELLTVVWLLMAHFGVGDQYRVESGHARSKLIVDI; translated from the coding sequence ATGGTGAAGCTGAGGCGGGTATGGGAGGTGTGGGGGGAGTGGGAAATCCGCGTGCTTGTCCTGACCAGCCTGTCCCTTCAGgtgttcctcctcctcgccggcggcctgcgCAAGCGCAGAGCCGATTGGTGGCTGCGCATGCCGCTCTGGCTCGCCTACCTCCTCGCCGACTACGTCGCCGTCTACGCGCTGGGCAAAATGTCCCAGAGCGAGAGGCTCTGCGACGGCGGCTCACTCGATGCTGCTGCAGGCGAGGTGCACCTCCTCGTCTTCTGGGCCCCGTTCCTCATCCTCCATCTCGGCGGGCAGGACACCATCACCGCCTTCGCCGTTGAGGACAACGAGCTCTGGCTGCGCCACTTCCTGAGCCTGCTGTCGCAGGTCGCGCTCGCCGGATACGTCTACTGGAAATCGCGGCCCGGCGCCCGGCTCGTGATCCCGGCGATAATCATGTTCGTCGCAGGGATCACCAAGTACGGCGAGCGGACACTGGCGCTCCGGGCGGCGAGCATGGGCTGCCTGCGCAGCTCCATGCTCACGCCTCCCGATCCGGGGCCGAACTACGCCAAATTCGTGGAGGAGTGCCAGTCGAGGACGGACGCCGGGCTGGTCGCCCAGATCGTCATCGTGCAGGAGCGGCCTCCGCACGACGACCGCCATGTCGAAGTCGAGCGAGAGGAGTACGGTGACCTCGTGCACAGCGCGCACAGGTTCTTTCACACCTTCCGCCGCCTCTTCGTCGACCTCATCCTCAGCTTCCAGGACCGGATCGACAGCCTCGCCTTCTTCCGGAGACTGGAGATGGAGCAGGCGTACAAGGTGGTGGAGATCGAGCTGGTGCTCATGTACGAGTGCCTCCACTCCAAGGCCCTCGTGATTCatggccgcctcggccgcggcCTGCGCCTCTTCACCCTGGCCGCGCCTGTCGTGTCACTCGTCCTCTTCAACCGCGCGTTGGGCGACATGCGAGGCTACAGCTACAGCTACAAGCAGCAGGTTGACATCAACATCTCCTTCGTGCTCCTGGGAGGAGCCATCTTCTTGGAGGCATACGCGATCCTGCTGATCGCCGTCTCCTCCTGGACCTACACCGACATGCGCGGCAGAGAGGTGCTCCGgcccttggcggcggcggtgttcCGGCTGATCAGCCTGTTCCAGCCGGAGAAGCGGCCCAGGTGGTCGAACAAGATGTCGCAGTACAGCCTGATCAGCTACTGCCTCAAGGACAGGTCCCTCTGGTGCAAGAAAGCCATGGAGTGGCTGGAGTGGAGGTGGAATTTCCGCGTGAAGACGGCGTGGGACAGCTGGAGGTACACGACGTGCATCGCCGTGTCTGAGCAGCTCAAGGGCCACGTCTTCGAACAGATCAAGAGCAAGGCGAGCAGCATCAGCAAGGATCCCAAGAGCTaccggaaggtcggcgagcaCCGTGGCCAGTGGGCGCTCCAGCGCAAGGGCCTCTACCAGAAGTTGGGCTGGAGCGTCGACTGCGAGTTCGACGAGAGCATCCTCCTCTGGCACATCGCCACGGAACTCTGCTTCTACGCCATTAATGATCCGCCGGAGAAAGACGATGACGACGGATGCTGCAGCTGCTCATCTTCCATTTCCAAGCGCCTCCGATGGGGATGCCTCTGCAGCTCCAGCTCGGGCCCTGCTGCCGGCGACAACAACGACGACGATCATGGCACCGCATCACCACGCGGAGAGTCGGATAATCTGGTGACGGTGAGCAGGCAAATATCGAACTACATGCTGTTCCTCCTGGTCATGCGCCCGTTCATGATGACGGCGAGCATCGGGCAGATCCGCTTCGGCGACACCTGCGCGGAGGCCAAGAACTTCTTCCGGcgaggagacgacgacgagaccAGAGACGAGAAGGGGTGCGCCGGCAGCCTCACGGCCGTGGACACGTCGATCGCAGAGCCACGGGACGTGAAGGGGGACAGGAGCAAGTCGGTGCTCTTCCAGGCGTGCAAGCTCGCGAAGCAGCTCAGGGAGCTGGAGGGCATCACGGATGTCACAAGGTGGCAGCTCATCGCCGGCGTGTGGGTGGAGATGCTGTGCCATGCGGCCGGAAAGTGCAGCGGCAGTGCCCACGCAAGGCAGCTCAGCCAGGGGGGCGAACTGCTCACCGTGGTGTGGCTGCTCATGGCGCACTTCGGCGTGGGCGACCAGTATAGGGTGGAGTCTGGCCATGCCAGGTCCAAGCTCATTGTTGATATCTGA